Proteins from one Planctomyces sp. SH-PL62 genomic window:
- a CDS encoding glycosylase translates to MRKSLVRWVLGMGCLVLGGAGRVAGEEPWRFTSWRPVAGNPVFQGTGEGTWDRNIRERGFILPEGDGYTLWYTGFDSERSGGMALGRATSRDGKAWRRDPGNPVFAKSWVEDVCVVRADGTYQMFAEGRGDIIHRLSSPDGVHWTDHGSLDVRKVDGSPIGPGSFGTPTAWYEDGVWHLLYERRDDAIWLATSRDFKVWTNVKDEPVLARGPEPFDRGAVAVNQVVRRDGFYYLFYHALAEAGGRDWTTNVARSRDLIQWEKYPRNPIIGDNCSSAVLVPTPQGDRLYTMHPNVKVFEPAGD, encoded by the coding sequence ATGCGGAAGTCGCTGGTGCGTTGGGTTTTGGGGATGGGATGCCTGGTCCTCGGCGGGGCGGGGCGGGTCGCCGGCGAGGAGCCCTGGCGGTTCACGTCGTGGCGTCCGGTCGCGGGGAACCCGGTGTTCCAGGGGACGGGGGAGGGGACCTGGGATCGAAATATTCGCGAGCGCGGGTTCATCCTGCCGGAAGGCGACGGGTACACCCTCTGGTACACCGGCTTCGATTCGGAGCGGTCCGGGGGGATGGCGCTGGGGAGGGCGACCTCGCGCGACGGCAAGGCCTGGAGGCGAGACCCCGGAAATCCGGTGTTCGCGAAATCGTGGGTCGAGGACGTCTGCGTCGTCCGGGCCGACGGGACGTACCAGATGTTCGCCGAGGGGAGGGGCGACATCATCCACCGACTGAGCTCGCCCGACGGCGTCCACTGGACCGACCACGGGTCGCTCGACGTCCGCAAGGTGGACGGCTCGCCGATCGGGCCCGGCTCGTTCGGCACGCCGACCGCCTGGTATGAGGACGGCGTCTGGCATCTCCTCTACGAGCGCCGGGACGACGCGATCTGGCTGGCGACCAGCCGCGACTTCAAGGTCTGGACGAACGTCAAGGACGAACCCGTCCTGGCCCGGGGCCCCGAGCCCTTCGACCGCGGTGCGGTGGCCGTCAACCAGGTCGTCCGCCGCGACGGCTTCTACTATCTTTTCTATCACGCCCTCGCCGAGGCCGGCGGCCGCGACTGGACCACGAACGTCGCCCGCTCCAGGGATCTGATCCAGTGGGAGAAGTATCCCAGGAATCCGATCATCGGCGACAACTGCTCGAGCGCCGTGCTCGTCCCGACGCCCCAGGGAGACCGCCTCTACACGATGCACCCGAACGTCAAGGTGTTCGAGCCGGCTGGGGACTGA
- a CDS encoding tyrosine-type recombinase/integrase encodes MSTPTRRTPTYRHHKPSGQAVVTFDGRDFYLGRHGSPESRGEYDRLLAEWLSNGRRLATPTAEADLSVNELLLAYLRHADGYYVKNGRPTVEPGNIRLAVRPLRQLYGHTPAREFGPVALKAVRGAMAEADICRSEINRRIGRIIRVFKWAVSEEMVPPSVHQALQTVPGLRRGRADVRESEPVRPVPDAFVDAIKPYVSRQVWALVELQRLTGMRPGEVCVMRTADIDTSGKVWTYTPERHKTEHHGRERRIYLGPAAQAILRPWLRTELTAYLFSPAEATAERRAAMRERRTTRVQPSQRNRAKARPEKEPGEVYTTESYRRAIAYGVKRANADRAKRGEPEIPSWHPHQLRHSAATRLRKEFSLDVARAVLGHSSPVVTELYAELDGAKAAEAMERVG; translated from the coding sequence ATGTCCACGCCCACCCGCCGGACGCCCACCTACCGGCATCACAAGCCCTCCGGCCAGGCGGTCGTCACTTTCGACGGCCGAGACTTCTACCTCGGCCGGCACGGCTCCCCCGAAAGTCGGGGGGAGTACGATCGCCTTTTGGCCGAATGGCTCTCCAACGGCCGTCGGCTCGCGACTCCGACGGCCGAGGCGGATCTCTCCGTCAACGAACTGCTCCTGGCTTACCTCCGGCATGCCGACGGATACTACGTCAAGAACGGCAGGCCCACCGTCGAGCCGGGGAACATCCGGTTGGCCGTCCGGCCGCTTCGGCAGCTCTACGGCCACACCCCGGCCCGGGAGTTCGGCCCCGTGGCCTTGAAGGCGGTCCGGGGGGCTATGGCGGAGGCCGACATTTGCCGGTCCGAGATCAACCGCCGCATCGGCCGCATCATTCGCGTCTTCAAGTGGGCCGTCTCGGAGGAGATGGTCCCCCCGTCGGTCCATCAAGCCCTGCAGACCGTCCCGGGCCTCCGGCGCGGCCGGGCCGACGTTCGGGAGTCGGAGCCGGTTCGGCCGGTCCCCGATGCCTTCGTCGACGCCATCAAGCCCTACGTCTCGCGACAGGTCTGGGCGCTGGTCGAGTTGCAGCGTCTCACCGGCATGCGACCCGGCGAGGTTTGCGTCATGCGAACGGCCGACATCGACACTTCGGGCAAGGTCTGGACCTACACTCCCGAGCGGCACAAGACCGAGCACCACGGCCGGGAGCGGCGGATCTATCTCGGCCCGGCGGCCCAAGCAATCCTCCGACCGTGGCTCCGGACCGAGCTGACGGCCTACCTCTTCTCTCCGGCGGAGGCGACGGCCGAGCGGCGGGCCGCGATGCGGGAGCGGCGCACAACTCGCGTCCAGCCCTCGCAACGGAACCGGGCAAAGGCTAGGCCGGAGAAAGAGCCGGGCGAGGTCTACACCACGGAGAGCTACCGCCGGGCGATCGCCTACGGGGTCAAGCGGGCCAACGCGGATCGGGCGAAACGGGGGGAGCCGGAGATCCCGTCATGGCACCCGCACCAACTCCGCCACTCGGCCGCGACCCGGCTCCGGAAGGAGTTCAGCCTGGACGTGGCGAGGGCCGTCCTCGGCCATAGCTCCCCGGTGGTGACGGAACTGTATGCGGAGTTGGATGGGGCCAAGGCGGCGGAGGCTATGGAACGAGTTGGATAA